From one Meles meles chromosome 18, mMelMel3.1 paternal haplotype, whole genome shotgun sequence genomic stretch:
- the LOC123929274 gene encoding cytochrome b-245 chaperone 1 isoform X1 codes for MYMQVASRSSSCLHLKRAPGIRSWSLLVGILSIGLAAAYYSGDSLGWKLFYVTGCLFVAVQNLEDWEEAVFNKSTGQVVLKTFSLYRKLLTFLRAGHDQVVVLLNDIRDVNVEEEKVRYFGKGYVVVLRFATGFSHPLTQSAVMGHRSDVEAVAKLIATFLELHRLESPVELSQSSDSEADGLGSQS; via the exons ATGTACATGCAGGTGGCGTCGCGCTCCAGCTCCTGCCTCCATCTGAAGAGGGCCCCGGGCATCAGGTCCTGGTCTTTGCTTGTTG GAATCTTGTCGATTGGCCTGGCTGCTGCCTACTACAGTGGAG ATAGTCTGGGATGGAAGCTCTTCTATGTCACGGGCTGCCTGTTCGTGGCCGTGCAGAACCTGGAGGACTGGGAG GAAGCCGTCTTCAACAAGAGCACCGGGCAGGTTGTCCTGAAGACGTTCAGCTTGTACAGGAAGCTGCTGACTTTTCTCAGAGCCGGCCACGACCAAG TGGTGGTCCTGCTGAATGACATCCGGGATGTGAACGTGGAGGAGGAGAAAGTCCGATATTTTGGGAAGGGCTACGTGGTGGTGTTGCGGTTTGCAACAGGCTTCTCCCACCCGCTCACACAGAGTGCTGTCATGGGCCACCGCAG TGACGTGGAAGCCGTCGCCAAGCTTATTGCCACCTTCCTGGAACTGCACCGCCTGGAGAGTCCCGTGGAGCTGTCTCAGAGCAGTGACAGCGAGGCGGATGGCCTGGGGAGCCAGAGCTAA
- the HEXD gene encoding hexosaminidase D isoform X2, with protein sequence MKNSEMSGSSPFKMRLVHLDLKGAPPKVSYLSEVFPLFHALGANGLLLEYEDMFPYEGRLRLLRAKHAYSPPEIREILHLATLNQLEVIPLVQTFGHMEFVLKHEALAHLREVALFPNTLNPHEAEALALVGAMVSQVMELHPGARWFHVGCDEVYYLGEGETSRRWLQQEHNTKARLCLSHIKAVACHVLARHPATRPLVWDDMLRAIPEDQLSALLMEKYRKCGFLRLWAASAFKGATGVSQALTPIEHHLRNNVQWLQVAARGPADLLQGVVLTGWQRYDHFSVLCELLPVGIPSLAVCLQSLLHGGFTEDVKAKVENFLGISNLEITDFTSEGPGSFPGSDILALVTHISLHLRSSVDALLERDRYVSGWFSPYHRRRRLIHPVMVQHIQPQALSLLARWSAVVRELEAALHRVFYPDAVEEWLEENVQPSLRRLQALLQDLREAAGARPHVAQDP encoded by the exons ATGAAAAATAGTGAAATGTCAGGCTCTTCACCCTTTAAGATGCGATTAGTGCATTTGGACCTTAAAGGAGCTCCACCAAAGGTTTCCTACCTCTCGGAG GTCTTTCCTCTGTTCCACGCCTTGGGCGCCAACGGGCTCCTCCTCGAGTATGAAGACATGTTTCCCTACGAGGGCCGCCTCAGGCTGCTGAGAGCCAAGCACGCATACAG CCCCCCTGAGATCAGAGAGATCCTACATCTGGCTACGCTGAACCAGCTAGAGGTCATCCCATTGGTGCAGACATTTGGACACATGGAG TTTGTGCTGAAGCACGAGGCTCTCGCTCACCTCCGAGAAGTGGCACTTTTCCCGAACACCCTGAACCCCCACGAGGCGGAGGCCCTGGCGCTGGTGGGAGCCATGGTCAGCCAGGTCATGGAGCTGCACCCCGGCGCCCGCTGGTTCCATGTCGGCTGCGACGAG GTCTATTACCTTGGCGAGGGCGAGACCTCGAGACGGTGGCTGCAGCAGGAACATAACACCAAAGCAAGACTGTGTCTGTCCCACATAAAGGCAGTGGCCTGCCACGTGCTGGCCCGGCACCCCGCCACGAGGCCCCTGGTGTGGGACGACATGCTGCGGGCCATCCCCGAGGACCAGCTCTCAG CTCTTCTCATGGAAAAGTACCGGAAGTGTGGTTTTCTGCGGCTGTGGGCTGCCAGCGCCTTCAAGGGGGCCACGGGGGTGAGCCAGGCCCTGACCCCCATCGAGCACCACCTCAGGAACAACGTGCAGTGGCTGCAGGTGGCGGCCCGTGGGCCCGCGGACTTGCTGCAGGGCGTCGTCCTGACCGGCTGGCAGAG GTACGACCACTTCTCCGTGCTGTGCGAGCTGCTTCCCGTGGGGATCCCGTCCCTGGCCGTCTGCCTGCAGTCGCTGCTACACG GCGGGTTTACCGAAGACGTTAAAGCAAAAGTGGAGAACTTTCTCGGGATTTCAAACCTAGAAATAACCGATTTTACAAG CGAGGGGCCCGGCTCCTTCCCCGGCAGCGACATCCTGGCCCTCGTCACACACATCAGCCTCCACTTGCGCAGCTCCGTGGACGCGCTGCTGGAGAGGGACAG GTACGTGAGCGGCTGGTTCAGCCCCTACCACCGCAGGCGGAGGCTCATCCACCCGGTCATGGTCCAGCACATCCAGCCCCAGGCGCTCAG CCTGCTGGCCAGGTGGAGCGCCGTGGTGCGCGAGCTGGAGGCCGCCCTGCATCGTGTCTTCTATCCGGACGCCGTGGAGGAGTGGCTGGAGGAGAACGTGCAGCCCAGCCTGAGGCGGCTACAGGCCTTGCTGCAGGATCTTAGAGAGGCGGCCGGCGCCAGGCCCCACGTGGCTCAGGACCCCTGA
- the HEXD gene encoding hexosaminidase D isoform X1 codes for MKNSEMSGSSPFKMRLVHLDLKGAPPKVSYLSEVFPLFHALGANGLLLEYEDMFPYEGRLRLLRAKHAYSPPEIREILHLATLNQLEVIPLVQTFGHMEFVLKHEALAHLREVALFPNTLNPHEAEALALVGAMVSQVMELHPGARWFHVGCDEVYYLGEGETSRRWLQQEHNTKARLCLSHIKAVACHVLARHPATRPLVWDDMLRAIPEDQLSASGLPQLVEPVLWDYGADLDVHGKALLMEKYRKCGFLRLWAASAFKGATGVSQALTPIEHHLRNNVQWLQVAARGPADLLQGVVLTGWQRYDHFSVLCELLPVGIPSLAVCLQSLLHGGFTEDVKAKVENFLGISNLEITDFTSEGPGSFPGSDILALVTHISLHLRSSVDALLERDRYVSGWFSPYHRRRRLIHPVMVQHIQPQALSLLARWSAVVRELEAALHRVFYPDAVEEWLEENVQPSLRRLQALLQDLREAAGARPHVAQDP; via the exons ATGAAAAATAGTGAAATGTCAGGCTCTTCACCCTTTAAGATGCGATTAGTGCATTTGGACCTTAAAGGAGCTCCACCAAAGGTTTCCTACCTCTCGGAG GTCTTTCCTCTGTTCCACGCCTTGGGCGCCAACGGGCTCCTCCTCGAGTATGAAGACATGTTTCCCTACGAGGGCCGCCTCAGGCTGCTGAGAGCCAAGCACGCATACAG CCCCCCTGAGATCAGAGAGATCCTACATCTGGCTACGCTGAACCAGCTAGAGGTCATCCCATTGGTGCAGACATTTGGACACATGGAG TTTGTGCTGAAGCACGAGGCTCTCGCTCACCTCCGAGAAGTGGCACTTTTCCCGAACACCCTGAACCCCCACGAGGCGGAGGCCCTGGCGCTGGTGGGAGCCATGGTCAGCCAGGTCATGGAGCTGCACCCCGGCGCCCGCTGGTTCCATGTCGGCTGCGACGAG GTCTATTACCTTGGCGAGGGCGAGACCTCGAGACGGTGGCTGCAGCAGGAACATAACACCAAAGCAAGACTGTGTCTGTCCCACATAAAGGCAGTGGCCTGCCACGTGCTGGCCCGGCACCCCGCCACGAGGCCCCTGGTGTGGGACGACATGCTGCGGGCCATCCCCGAGGACCAGCTCTCAG CTTCGGGGCTGCCGCAACTCGTGGAGCCTGTGCTCTGGGACTACGGGGCTGACCTAGACGTCCATGGCAAAG CTCTTCTCATGGAAAAGTACCGGAAGTGTGGTTTTCTGCGGCTGTGGGCTGCCAGCGCCTTCAAGGGGGCCACGGGGGTGAGCCAGGCCCTGACCCCCATCGAGCACCACCTCAGGAACAACGTGCAGTGGCTGCAGGTGGCGGCCCGTGGGCCCGCGGACTTGCTGCAGGGCGTCGTCCTGACCGGCTGGCAGAG GTACGACCACTTCTCCGTGCTGTGCGAGCTGCTTCCCGTGGGGATCCCGTCCCTGGCCGTCTGCCTGCAGTCGCTGCTACACG GCGGGTTTACCGAAGACGTTAAAGCAAAAGTGGAGAACTTTCTCGGGATTTCAAACCTAGAAATAACCGATTTTACAAG CGAGGGGCCCGGCTCCTTCCCCGGCAGCGACATCCTGGCCCTCGTCACACACATCAGCCTCCACTTGCGCAGCTCCGTGGACGCGCTGCTGGAGAGGGACAG GTACGTGAGCGGCTGGTTCAGCCCCTACCACCGCAGGCGGAGGCTCATCCACCCGGTCATGGTCCAGCACATCCAGCCCCAGGCGCTCAG CCTGCTGGCCAGGTGGAGCGCCGTGGTGCGCGAGCTGGAGGCCGCCCTGCATCGTGTCTTCTATCCGGACGCCGTGGAGGAGTGGCTGGAGGAGAACGTGCAGCCCAGCCTGAGGCGGCTACAGGCCTTGCTGCAGGATCTTAGAGAGGCGGCCGGCGCCAGGCCCCACGTGGCTCAGGACCCCTGA
- the LOC123929274 gene encoding cytochrome b-245 chaperone 1 isoform X2 produces MYMQVASRSSSCLHLKRAPGIRSWSLLVDSLGWKLFYVTGCLFVAVQNLEDWEEAVFNKSTGQVVLKTFSLYRKLLTFLRAGHDQVVVLLNDIRDVNVEEEKVRYFGKGYVVVLRFATGFSHPLTQSAVMGHRSDVEAVAKLIATFLELHRLESPVELSQSSDSEADGLGSQS; encoded by the exons ATGTACATGCAGGTGGCGTCGCGCTCCAGCTCCTGCCTCCATCTGAAGAGGGCCCCGGGCATCAGGTCCTGGTCTTTGCTTGTTG ATAGTCTGGGATGGAAGCTCTTCTATGTCACGGGCTGCCTGTTCGTGGCCGTGCAGAACCTGGAGGACTGGGAG GAAGCCGTCTTCAACAAGAGCACCGGGCAGGTTGTCCTGAAGACGTTCAGCTTGTACAGGAAGCTGCTGACTTTTCTCAGAGCCGGCCACGACCAAG TGGTGGTCCTGCTGAATGACATCCGGGATGTGAACGTGGAGGAGGAGAAAGTCCGATATTTTGGGAAGGGCTACGTGGTGGTGTTGCGGTTTGCAACAGGCTTCTCCCACCCGCTCACACAGAGTGCTGTCATGGGCCACCGCAG TGACGTGGAAGCCGTCGCCAAGCTTATTGCCACCTTCCTGGAACTGCACCGCCTGGAGAGTCCCGTGGAGCTGTCTCAGAGCAGTGACAGCGAGGCGGATGGCCTGGGGAGCCAGAGCTAA
- the HEXD gene encoding hexosaminidase D isoform X4, which produces MFPYEGRLRLLRAKHAYSPPEIREILHLATLNQLEVIPLVQTFGHMEFVLKHEALAHLREVALFPNTLNPHEAEALALVGAMVSQVMELHPGARWFHVGCDEVYYLGEGETSRRWLQQEHNTKARLCLSHIKAVACHVLARHPATRPLVWDDMLRAIPEDQLSASGLPQLVEPVLWDYGADLDVHGKALLMEKYRKCGFLRLWAASAFKGATGVSQALTPIEHHLRNNVQWLQVAARGPADLLQGVVLTGWQRYDHFSVLCELLPVGIPSLAVCLQSLLHGGFTEDVKAKVENFLGISNLEITDFTSEGPGSFPGSDILALVTHISLHLRSSVDALLERDRYVSGWFSPYHRRRRLIHPVMVQHIQPQALSLLARWSAVVRELEAALHRVFYPDAVEEWLEENVQPSLRRLQALLQDLREAAGARPHVAQDP; this is translated from the exons ATGTTTCCCTACGAGGGCCGCCTCAGGCTGCTGAGAGCCAAGCACGCATACAG CCCCCCTGAGATCAGAGAGATCCTACATCTGGCTACGCTGAACCAGCTAGAGGTCATCCCATTGGTGCAGACATTTGGACACATGGAG TTTGTGCTGAAGCACGAGGCTCTCGCTCACCTCCGAGAAGTGGCACTTTTCCCGAACACCCTGAACCCCCACGAGGCGGAGGCCCTGGCGCTGGTGGGAGCCATGGTCAGCCAGGTCATGGAGCTGCACCCCGGCGCCCGCTGGTTCCATGTCGGCTGCGACGAG GTCTATTACCTTGGCGAGGGCGAGACCTCGAGACGGTGGCTGCAGCAGGAACATAACACCAAAGCAAGACTGTGTCTGTCCCACATAAAGGCAGTGGCCTGCCACGTGCTGGCCCGGCACCCCGCCACGAGGCCCCTGGTGTGGGACGACATGCTGCGGGCCATCCCCGAGGACCAGCTCTCAG CTTCGGGGCTGCCGCAACTCGTGGAGCCTGTGCTCTGGGACTACGGGGCTGACCTAGACGTCCATGGCAAAG CTCTTCTCATGGAAAAGTACCGGAAGTGTGGTTTTCTGCGGCTGTGGGCTGCCAGCGCCTTCAAGGGGGCCACGGGGGTGAGCCAGGCCCTGACCCCCATCGAGCACCACCTCAGGAACAACGTGCAGTGGCTGCAGGTGGCGGCCCGTGGGCCCGCGGACTTGCTGCAGGGCGTCGTCCTGACCGGCTGGCAGAG GTACGACCACTTCTCCGTGCTGTGCGAGCTGCTTCCCGTGGGGATCCCGTCCCTGGCCGTCTGCCTGCAGTCGCTGCTACACG GCGGGTTTACCGAAGACGTTAAAGCAAAAGTGGAGAACTTTCTCGGGATTTCAAACCTAGAAATAACCGATTTTACAAG CGAGGGGCCCGGCTCCTTCCCCGGCAGCGACATCCTGGCCCTCGTCACACACATCAGCCTCCACTTGCGCAGCTCCGTGGACGCGCTGCTGGAGAGGGACAG GTACGTGAGCGGCTGGTTCAGCCCCTACCACCGCAGGCGGAGGCTCATCCACCCGGTCATGGTCCAGCACATCCAGCCCCAGGCGCTCAG CCTGCTGGCCAGGTGGAGCGCCGTGGTGCGCGAGCTGGAGGCCGCCCTGCATCGTGTCTTCTATCCGGACGCCGTGGAGGAGTGGCTGGAGGAGAACGTGCAGCCCAGCCTGAGGCGGCTACAGGCCTTGCTGCAGGATCTTAGAGAGGCGGCCGGCGCCAGGCCCCACGTGGCTCAGGACCCCTGA
- the HEXD gene encoding hexosaminidase D isoform X3, whose amino-acid sequence MKNSEMSGSSPFKMRLVHLDLKGAPPKVSYLSEVFPLFHALGANGLLLEYEDMFPYEGRLRLLRAKHAYSPPEIREILHLATLNQLEVIPLVQTFGHMEFVLKHEALAHLREVALFPNTLNPHEAEALALVGAMVSQVMELHPGARWFHVGCDEVYYLGEGETSRRWLQQEHNTKARLCLSHIKAVACHVLARHPATRPLVWDDMLRAIPEDQLSASGLPQLVEPVLWDYGADLDVHGKALLMEKYRKCGFLRLWAASAFKGATGVSQALTPIEHHLRNNVQWLQVAARGPADLLQGVVLTGWQRYDHFSVLCELLPVGIPSLAVCLQSLLHGGFTEDVKAKVENFLGISNLEITDFTSEGPGSFPGSDILALVTHISLHLRSSVDALLERDRYVSGWFSPYHRRRRLIHPVMVQHIQPQALRFLGWGKSAHPYQQAKTRT is encoded by the exons ATGAAAAATAGTGAAATGTCAGGCTCTTCACCCTTTAAGATGCGATTAGTGCATTTGGACCTTAAAGGAGCTCCACCAAAGGTTTCCTACCTCTCGGAG GTCTTTCCTCTGTTCCACGCCTTGGGCGCCAACGGGCTCCTCCTCGAGTATGAAGACATGTTTCCCTACGAGGGCCGCCTCAGGCTGCTGAGAGCCAAGCACGCATACAG CCCCCCTGAGATCAGAGAGATCCTACATCTGGCTACGCTGAACCAGCTAGAGGTCATCCCATTGGTGCAGACATTTGGACACATGGAG TTTGTGCTGAAGCACGAGGCTCTCGCTCACCTCCGAGAAGTGGCACTTTTCCCGAACACCCTGAACCCCCACGAGGCGGAGGCCCTGGCGCTGGTGGGAGCCATGGTCAGCCAGGTCATGGAGCTGCACCCCGGCGCCCGCTGGTTCCATGTCGGCTGCGACGAG GTCTATTACCTTGGCGAGGGCGAGACCTCGAGACGGTGGCTGCAGCAGGAACATAACACCAAAGCAAGACTGTGTCTGTCCCACATAAAGGCAGTGGCCTGCCACGTGCTGGCCCGGCACCCCGCCACGAGGCCCCTGGTGTGGGACGACATGCTGCGGGCCATCCCCGAGGACCAGCTCTCAG CTTCGGGGCTGCCGCAACTCGTGGAGCCTGTGCTCTGGGACTACGGGGCTGACCTAGACGTCCATGGCAAAG CTCTTCTCATGGAAAAGTACCGGAAGTGTGGTTTTCTGCGGCTGTGGGCTGCCAGCGCCTTCAAGGGGGCCACGGGGGTGAGCCAGGCCCTGACCCCCATCGAGCACCACCTCAGGAACAACGTGCAGTGGCTGCAGGTGGCGGCCCGTGGGCCCGCGGACTTGCTGCAGGGCGTCGTCCTGACCGGCTGGCAGAG GTACGACCACTTCTCCGTGCTGTGCGAGCTGCTTCCCGTGGGGATCCCGTCCCTGGCCGTCTGCCTGCAGTCGCTGCTACACG GCGGGTTTACCGAAGACGTTAAAGCAAAAGTGGAGAACTTTCTCGGGATTTCAAACCTAGAAATAACCGATTTTACAAG CGAGGGGCCCGGCTCCTTCCCCGGCAGCGACATCCTGGCCCTCGTCACACACATCAGCCTCCACTTGCGCAGCTCCGTGGACGCGCTGCTGGAGAGGGACAG GTACGTGAGCGGCTGGTTCAGCCCCTACCACCGCAGGCGGAGGCTCATCCACCCGGTCATGGTCCAGCACATCCAGCCCCAGGCGCTCAG gTTTTTAGGCTGGGGGAAATCCGCACATCCTTACCAACAAGCAAAGACCAGGACCTGA